Proteins co-encoded in one Malus sylvestris chromosome 7, drMalSylv7.2, whole genome shotgun sequence genomic window:
- the LOC126630835 gene encoding 16 kDa phloem protein 1 produces the protein MAVGLLEVNLVSAKGLGDTDLFTRMDPYVVIQYKGQEKKSSVAREQGSNPEWNEKFTFRAEYPGSGEQYKITLKIMDKDTFTSDDYIGQATIYVKDLLAQGVQNGTAELHPLKYSVVRADNTYRGEIKVGLTFTPRVEQDYGGQTFGGWKHSAAHQ, from the exons atggcaGTTGGGTTACTGGAGGTGAATCTTGTGAGTGCAAAGGGCCTCGGAGACACCGATTTATTCA CTCGTATGGATCCGTATGTCGTGATTCAATACAAAGGCCAGGAGAAAAAGAGCAGCGTCGCGAGAG AACAAGGAAGTAATCCGGAGTGGAACGAGAAATTTACATTCAGGGCAGAATATCCAGGGTCAGGGGAGCAGTATAAGATCACCCTCAAAATCATGGACAAAGACACCTTCACTTCTGATGACTACATCGGCCAAGCAAC GATATATGTGAAGGATTTATTGGCACAGGGAGTGCAGAATGGAACTGCAGAGTTACATCCTCTTAAATATAGCGTTGTTCGCGCTGATAATACTTATCGTGGGGAGATTAAAGTCGGTCTAACTTTCACTCCGAGG GTAGAACAGGATTATGGGGGACAGACGTTTGGAGGATGGAAGCATAGTGCTGCACATCAGTAG